CCTCTTCCTCGCGACGCTCGTGCTCCCCGGCGAGGCCACGATCATCAGCCAGTTCGTCACCGTGAAGGACCTCGGCCTGGCCGACAACCTGGTCGGCGTCGCCCTGCCCGGGATGATCGCGGCGCTCAACGTCCTGCTCATGTTCAACGCGTTCCGGCAGATCCCCGAGGAGATCGACCAGGCGGCCGTCGTCGACGGCGCGAACGCGATGCAGCGCCTGCGGTACATCTCGCTGCCCGCCGTGCAGGGCACGATCGCCGTGATCGCGATCTTCTCGTTCATCGGGGCGTGGGACGACTTCCTGTGGCCGCTCATCGTTCTGCAGTCCCCGCAGAACCTCACGCTGACCGTGGGGCTGCAGTACCTGCAGGGCACGTTCGCCACCGACCAGCGGATGATCGCCGCCGGCACGATGATCGCCTTCATCCCGATCGCCGTGGTCTTCGCCGTCCTGCAGCGCTTCTTCTTCAAGGGAGTGGAAGAGGGCGGGGTGAAGGGCTGATGCGCTTCGGCGTCAACCACACCCCGTCGGTCGGGTGGTTCCACTCGTGGCTCGACTTCTCGCCGTCGGACACCGCCAGGGACCTCGAGCAGATCGCGTCGCTCGGCGCGGACCACGTGCGGATCTTCCCCCTGTGGCCGGTCGTGCAGCCGAACCGGACGATGATCCGGCAGCGGGCGCTCGACGACGTCGCGACCGTCGTCGACATCGCCGGGTCGTTCGGACTCGACGTGAACGTCGACGCGCTGCAGGGGCACCTGTCGAGCTTCGACTTCGTGCCGGCCTGGCTCGACACCTGGCACCGCCGCAACCTGTTCACCGACCCGGACGTCGTCGCCTCGACCGTCGCCTACGTCGAGGCGCTCGCCCGGACCGTCGCGGACCGGCCGAACCTGCTCGGCATCACGATCGGCAACGAGGTCAACCAGTTCGCGCACGCACCGCACCCCGCGCCGTTCGGCGTCACCGCCGAGCAGGGGCACGCATGGGCGGCGACGATGGTCGCCGCCGCCCGGCGGGGCCTGGGGACGGACGGGGGACGCGGACTGGAGGCACGGCGCGGGTCCGCCCCGCTGGTCACCGTCGCGCAGTACGACGCGGCCTGGTACGACGACGCGCAGCCCTTCGGCCCGGAGCACGCGGCGGACCACGGCGACGCGACGGTCACGCACTCCTGGGTGTTCAACGGCGCGGCACAGCTCCACGGCGCCCTCGGACCCGGTTCGGTGCGGCACGGCGAGTACCTGCTGCAGCTCGCCGCGGCCTGGAACCGGGACCCGCACCGGCCGAACTGGTTGCAGGAGGTCGGCGCCCCGACGAACGTCGTCCCGCCCGCCGACGCCGCGTCCTTCACCGAGCAGACCATCCGACACGTCCTCGGGGCGCAGGACGTGCTCGGCGTGACGTGGTGGTGCTCGCACGACGTCGCCCGGTCCCTCGCCGACTTCCCCGAGCTCGAGTACGACCTCGGGCTGTTCACGAACGACGGTCGGCGGAAGCCCGCGGGCGAAGCGTTCGCCGCCCTCGCTCGATCTGCGCCCGCATCGCCGGCCGCCCCGCCCGCCACCGGGATCGTCCTCGACGACGTCGGGCCCGACGGCACCCCGCGCCCCGGCGTCCGGGCCGACTGTGCCCCCGGTGGACGGTTCGCGGCCGGCTGGCTCGCACTCGCCGAGGCCGCGCCGGACGGCCGCGGTCCGCAGGTGCTGCTGCGGTCCCGGCTCCACGAGGACGTCCTGCGCGCAGCACGCGGCATCACGACGATCGAGCACGTGCCCGACGGCCTGGACGGCACCGTCCTCGCCGTCGCCCACCCCGCCACCGGCGCCTGAGCGCCCGACCTCCCACACCGCTCCACCCGGAAGGACCCCATGCACGACGACATCCCCCTCACCACCGGACGCGCCCGCCGGGTGCTCGACGAGCGCATCCTGCCGGCCGTGCACGCCACGTCGGTCCCGCTCGAGGTCGCCTGGCACGAGCTGCCGGGGGAGCCGGTCCCGCCCGCCGAGGGGCTCGCGCTCGACTGGACGCCGTACGAGGTCGGGACGCCGTGGGGCGCCGCGTGGGGGACGACCTGGTTCCGCCTGACCGGGACCGTGCCGGCGGCGTACGCCGGGCAGCGTGTCGAGGCGGTCGTCGACCTCGGCTTCGACAAGAACATGCCGGGGTTCCAGTGCGAGGGGCTCGTGTACCGCGCCGACGGGACCCCGGTGAAGTCGATCAACCCCCGGAACCAGTGGGTGCTCGTCACCGAGCGGGCCGAGGGCGGGGAGACCGTCGAGCTGTTCGTCGAGGCGGCGTCGAACCCCGTCCTGCTCGACTACCACCCCTTCCTGCCGACGCAGGAGGGCGACGTGCAGACCTCGTCGTCGAAGCGCCTCTACACGAGCCGCCGGATGGACCTCGCGGTGTTCGCGTCCGAGGTGCACGAGCTGTCGCTCGACCTCGAGGTGCTGCTCGAACTCCAGGCCCAGCTCCCCGACGGGCCGCGGCGGATGCGCATCCTGCAGGCGCTCGACGACGCCCTGGACCGCCTCGACCTGCAGCGCATCGCCGAGACCGCCGCGGACGCCCGGGCAGCCCTGGTCGGCGTCCTCGCCGCCCCGGCCGAGGCCTCCGCGCACACTGTCTCGGCGATCGGCCACGCGCACATCGACTCCGCGTGGCTCTGGCCGGTGCGCGAGACGATCCGCAAGGTCGCCAGGACCACGTCGACGATGACCGAGCTCATCGACCAGACCGACGACTTCCTGTACGGCATGTCCAGCGCGCAGCAGTACGCCTGGATCAAGGAGCACCGCCCCGAGGTGTACGCCCGGGTCCGGGACGCCGTGGCCGCCGGTCGGTTCCTGCCCCTCGGCGGGATGTGGGTCGAGTCGGACACCGTGATGCCGACGGGCGAGAGCATCGTGCGGCAGTTCTCGCAGGGGCAGCGGTTCTTCGAGCGCGAGTTCGGGATCCGTCCGAAGGGCGTCTGGCTGCCGGACAGTTTCGGGTACTCGCCGGCCCTGCCGCAGCTCATGCGCCGTGCCGGCTTCGAGTGGTTCTTCACGCAGAAGATCTCGTGGAACCAGGTGAACAAGTTCCCGCACCACACGTTCCTCTGGGAGGGCATCGACGGCTCGCGGGTGTTCTCGCACTTCCCGTCGATGGACACGTACAACTCGCGGCTCTCCGGCGAGGAGGTCGCGAAGGCCTCCCGGCAGTTCCGCGAGAACCGCCTGGCCTCCGGCTCGATCGCCCCCGTCGGGTGGGGCGACGGTGGCGGCGGCACCACGCGCGAGATGACCGGCACGGCCGCGCGGCTCGCCGACCTCGAGGGCAGCGCGAAGGTCCGGTGGGAGCACCCGGACGCGTTCTTCGACCGGGCGAAGTCCGAGCTCGTGGATCCGCCCGTGTGGGTGGGGGAGCTGTACCTCGAGCTGCACCGGGCGACCCTGACCAGCCAGCACCGGACGAAGCAGGGCAACCGCCGGTGCGAGCAGCTGCTGCTCGAGGCCGAGCTCTGGGCGACGACCGCGACGGCCCGCACCGACTTCGCGTACCCGTACGACGAACTCGACGCCCTCTGGCAGCAGGTCCTGCTGCAGCAGTTCCACGACATCCTGCCCGGCACCTCGATCGCCTGGGTGCACCGCGAGGCGGTGGCGAAGTACGCCGAGACGGCCGCCGCGCTGACCGCGATCACCGAGCGCGCGCTGGCGGCGCTCGCCGGTCCGGGTGACGTACCGGTCGTCGTCAACCCGGCCCCGTTCCTCCAGGCCGGCGCACCCGCGCTGGGGGCGACCACCGCGGCCGACGTGCCGGCGGCGACCCCGGTGTCGTTGACCGAGCGGGACGGCGGGTGGTTGCTCGCCAACGACCTGGTGCGGGTCGTCGTCGACGCGCGCGGGCTCGTCACGAGCGCGGTGGACCTGTCGACCGGGCGCGACGCGATCGCGCCCGGCCGCGTCGCGAACCTGCTGCAGCTGCACCAGGACTTCCCGAACATGTGGGACGCGTGGGACGTCGACCGCTACTACCGCAACCGCGTCGAGGACCTGACCGACGTCACCGGGCTGCGTGCCGCCGTCGACGACACCGGTGCCGCCCGGGTGGTCGTCGAGCGGGCGTTCGGCGACTCGACCGTGACGCAGGAGATCGTCCTGGCGCCCGGCTCCCGGACGCTCGAGTTCGACCAGGTCACCGACTGGCACGAGACCGAGAAGTTCCTCAAGGTGGCGTTCCCGCTCGACGTCCGCGCCGAGCACACCGTCGCCGAGACGCAGTTCGGCGCGCAGAAGCGCGTGACGCACACGAACACGTCGTGGGAGGCCGCGAAGTTCGAGACCTCGATGCACCGCTACGTGCTCGTCGAGGAGCCCGGATTCGGGGTCGCCCTGGTCAACGACTCGATCCACGGCTTCGACACCACCCGCGACGCGGTCGACGGCCACGTCACCACGACCGTGCGGCTCTCGCTGCTGCGCGCGCCGCGGTTCCCGGACCCGGAGACCGACCAGGGCGTGCAGACGCACCGGTACGGCATCGTGGTCGGCACCGACCAGCTCGGGGCGACGGCGGCCGGCGTCGTGATGAACGCCGGCGCCCGTACGGTGACCGGCGGGCACGGCTTCGCGCCGCTCGTGCGGGTCGCCGGCGACGTCGTCCTGTCGAGCGTCAAGCTCGCCGACGACCGCTCGGGCGACCTGGTCGTCCGCGTGTACGAGCCCGCTGGGCGCCGGGGGACCGGCCACGTCGCCGTGGACGGACCCTTCGGCGACCCGACCGAGGTGACGCTGCTCGAGGAACCACTCGCGGCGATCGACCCGTCCGCGTTCGCCGTCAGCGCCTACGAGGTGCGCACCGTCCGGTTCGCGCGCGCCTGACCACCGCTCGCAGTCCCACCAGCGGTCGCAGTCCCACCAGTTCGAGGAGGAACGAGATGAAGCACTCAACGAAGCTCGGGATCGTCGCGGCGCTCGCCGCGGCGCTCGCCGTCCCGATGGTCCCGGCGGCCGCGTCCGCCGCACCGTCGCCCACCGGCCTGTCCCACGGTGTCGGGGCATCCCGCGGGGTCGGGCACGGCAAGCAGCCGCACGCCGCCCCGACGAAGGACGGGCCGACGAGCATCGCCTACGTCGAGGTCAACAACGACCAGCTCGCGAACGTCGGCCGTTACACACTCGCCGACGGCGCGAACGCGTTCGACGTGGCGATCATCTTCGCCGCGAACATCAACTGGGACGGGTCGAAGGCCGTCCTGTACGACAACGAGAACGTGCAGCGCACGCTCGACGACGCCGCGACCCAGATCCGGCCGCTGCAGGCGAAGGGCATCAAGGTCTCGCTGTCGATCCTCGGCAACCACCAGGGCGCCGGCATCGCGAACTTCCCGACGCAGGCCGCCGCGGAGGACTTCGCCGCCCAGGTGTCCGCGACCGTCGCGAAGTACGGGCTCGACGGCGTCGACCTCGACGACGAGTACTCCGACTACGGCACGAACGGCACCCCGCAGCCGAACCAGCAGTCCATCGGTTGGCTCATCAGCGCGCTGCGCGCCGACATGCCCGGCAAGCTCGTCTCGTTCTACGACATCGGCCCGGCGTCCGACGCGCTGTCGTCGTCGAGCCCGGCGATCGGGTCGCAGCTCGACTACGCCTGGAACGCCTACTACGGCACGTACTCGGCGCCGTCGATCCCCGGGCTCGGGAAGTCGCGGCTGTCGGCGGCGGCGGTCGACATCCAGAACACCCCGCAGTCGACGGCGGTGTCCCTGGCCCAGCGGACGAAGGCTGACGGCTACGGCGTCTTCATGACGTACAACCTGCCCGACGGCGACGTCTCGCCGTACGTGTCGTCGTTCACGCAGGTGCTCTACGGGCAGGCCGCGTCGTACCGCTGACCTCGCCTCCGCACGGCGGCCCGCGCCCCGCGCTCCCCGGCTCCGGCCTGGAGGCGCGGGGCGCGTCCGTCGCGCCGTGTCGGCATCTCGGGGGACGAGTCTGTACCCCGTTCGTGGGCTGTCGTGTCCGCGGAGCGCGGGGTGGAATGGTCGGTGCAGGACACCCCTGCGTGCTTCACCCGAAGGAGCCGCATGACCGTCACGCTCGCCCGCGCTGTCCAGGCGCCCACCGGGCTCGCGTCCGCCGCGCTCGCGCCCGCCGCCGCGACCCTGCGGCCGCTGCCGCGGCAGGCGGTCCGTTGGTCGCTCCGCGCCGCGTTCGCGGCGCCGTACGTCGTCCTCGCGCTGGTGGCGGCCCGCGCCACGCCGACGCCGCTCCTCGGGCTGACGGGCAACCAGGTGACGCTCGACCGGGCGACCGCAGCACTCGACGACGGGGTCGTACAGGCGATCGGGCAGCTCTACCCCCTGCTGTCCGGGGTCCTGCTCCGGTTCATGCCCTTCGGTGTCCAGGGTGCGGCGGTGCTCGGCGCCGTCGCCGCCGGGGTCCTGCTCCAGGTGCTCGCCCAGGACATGCTCCGCCGCGGGCTGCGGATGCGCGAGGTCGTGGCCTTCACGGTCGCCCTCGGCGCGAACCCGCTGTACGCGTTCGTCGCGCTGAACGACCTGCAGGCGTTCCTCGGCATCGCGCTCTTCGCCCTCGCGGTCGTCGACATGGTCCGGTTCTTCGCGTGGGGCGACACGCAGGCGGGCTTCCGCGCCGGCCTCGCGCTCATGCTCTCCACGCTGCTCGACCCGATGGGGTTCGTCTACGTCAGCATCGCAGCGCTCGCCGCCCCCGTGCTCGACCTGGCGCGGCACGACCAGCGTGGCATCCGTCGGGCGAACGTGCTCGTCCTCGTGTTCCCCAGCGTCGCGGTCGCGCTCTCCACCGCCGTGCTCGACTGGATGGTGCTCCACGATCCCTTCGCTGCGATCCGCGGCACGATCGACGTCTCGCCGCAGCGGTTGGCCGGGCTGCACCACCTGTTCGCCACCGCTGACGGGCTGCTCCTGATCGCGATGGTCGTCGCCGGCGCGACGCTGGCCCTGCTCGTCGGTCGACCGGGTGCGATCGCCCTCGTCGTCGCGCTCTTCGTCGGGATCATCGGCGGCTACGCGATCGGTCTCGTCCCGATCGCTGCGGCGGGCACGTGTTCGTGACGATGCTCAGTGTCGCGATCGCGATCCTGCCGCCGGTCCAGAGCCGGCTGACCGGCGTACTCGTCGTCGTGCTCGCGGTGCTGCAGGTGCCGCTCGCGTGGGCAGCTTCCTCCCAGCGAGAGGTGGTCGTGGAGTGGATGCACGCACTCGTGGCGGCGGTGTCCGGGTGACCGTCGCCGAGTCCGCTCCCGAGGTCCCGCCCAGCGTCCCACCCGCAGTCGTCCGCGTCCCACAGGGCCGGCACCGCGGCCACGAGATCGATTGGCGCCCGCGACACCGCTGCTCCGTCCGACGCCACGTCGAGGAGGGCTGGGTCGCCTCGGCCCGCATCCGGGAGGGCGTGATCGTCCTCACGAGCGGTCGGTCCGACCCGGACGTGCTGCGCGCAGCACTGGCCGAGGAGTTCGGGGAGCCGGTCGTGCTCCGCAGCGCCACCGAGGCCGCCATGCGGCAGCGCATCGCGTACGAGCTCGAGGAGGAGGTCGCCGACCTCGCCGCCCACGGTCTCGCCCGGACGAACCCGGCCCTCTCCGCCCGCACCGTCCTGTCGCGCGGTCAACAGGTCGGCGGCGCGCTCGCGCTGCTCGTGTTCGCTGCGTGTCTCGTCGCGGTGCCGGGCACCACCGTCGCGATCGCGACCGCCGTCCTGTCGATCGGGTTCCTGGCCGGCATCGTGTTCAAGTTCTGGGTGTCGATGGTCGGAGCGCGCTTCGACCTCGTCGAGCAGATCTCCGTCGACGACGTCGCCGTGCTCGACGACGACGCGCTGCCGACCTACACCGTCCTCGTGCCCGTCTTCCGCGAGGCGAACATCGTGCACGCCCTCGTCCGCAACCTCGAGGTCCTGGACTGGCCGAAGGACCGGCTCGAGGTCCTGGTGCTCGTCGAGGCCGAGGACCATGCCACGCGCGAGGCGGTCGTCGACGCCGATCCTCCGGAGTGGATGCGCATCGTCATCGTGCCGCCGGGCTCGCCGCAGACGAAGCCGCGCGCCTGCAACGTCGGGCTCGCCATCGCCCAGGGGGAGTACGTCGTCATCTACGACGCCGAGGACCGACCCGACCCGGACCAGCTCAAGAAGGTGTTCCTGACCTTCGACCGCGCCGGCGACGACACCGTGTGCGTGCAGGCTGCCCTGAGCTACTTCAACGCCGACGAGAACGCGCTCACCCGGATGTTCACGCTCGAGTACTCGTACTGGTTCGACTACATGCTCGCCGGGCTCGACGCCCGGGAGCTGCCGATCCCGCTCGGTGGCACGTCGAACCACTTCCGCACCGACCTGCTCCGCGAACTCGGCGGGTGGGACCCGTACAACGTCACCGAGGACGCCGACCTCGGCATCCGGGCCTCGGCCGTCGGGTACCGCGTCGCCGTGGTGAACTCCACGACGATGGAGGAGGCGAACACCTCGATCCCGAACTTCGTCCGGCAGCGCTCCCGCTGGATCAAGGGCTACATGCAGACCGCCCTCGTGCACGCCCGGCGTCCCCGTGCACTCGTCGGCGAGATCGGCCCACGCCGTGCCGCTGCGTTCGCCCTGCTCATCGCCGGCACACCGCTCACCTTCCTCGGCATGCTGCCCGGTGTCGTGGTGACGATCGCGACGCTCGTGCTGCCGGCGGGGTGGACGTCCCCGATGTTCCCCGCGCCCGTGCTCTGGCTGTGCGTGCTCGACTTCCTGCTCGGCAACGCGACGATGATCTACCTGACCATGATGGGACCGTACAAGCGGGGACGCTTCGACCTGATGGGGTGGGCGCTCCTCAACCCGCTGTACTGGATCCTGCACTCCGTCGCCGCGTACAAGGGCCTTTGGCAACTCATCACCCGGCCGCACTACTGGGAGAAGACGGAGCACGGCCTGACGAAGACGACCGCT
The Curtobacterium citreum genome window above contains:
- a CDS encoding carbohydrate ABC transporter permease, yielding MTNTTSTTEPALGGAAGAAVPTPDVTGATDARRARPPRRRRAVWGVMSTREKVVRYVLLVVVLFITIGPFLWQLSTSLKGAGEDIYTANPSFIPSEPTIENYLKVAAAIPVWRYIGNSVLVAAIDVVGNIVFATLAGFALARLQWRFRKLVLGLFLATLVLPGEATIISQFVTVKDLGLADNLVGVALPGMIAALNVLLMFNAFRQIPEEIDQAAVVDGANAMQRLRYISLPAVQGTIAVIAIFSFIGAWDDFLWPLIVLQSPQNLTLTVGLQYLQGTFATDQRMIAAGTMIAFIPIAVVFAVLQRFFFKGVEEGGVKG
- a CDS encoding alpha-mannosidase, whose product is MHDDIPLTTGRARRVLDERILPAVHATSVPLEVAWHELPGEPVPPAEGLALDWTPYEVGTPWGAAWGTTWFRLTGTVPAAYAGQRVEAVVDLGFDKNMPGFQCEGLVYRADGTPVKSINPRNQWVLVTERAEGGETVELFVEAASNPVLLDYHPFLPTQEGDVQTSSSKRLYTSRRMDLAVFASEVHELSLDLEVLLELQAQLPDGPRRMRILQALDDALDRLDLQRIAETAADARAALVGVLAAPAEASAHTVSAIGHAHIDSAWLWPVRETIRKVARTTSTMTELIDQTDDFLYGMSSAQQYAWIKEHRPEVYARVRDAVAAGRFLPLGGMWVESDTVMPTGESIVRQFSQGQRFFEREFGIRPKGVWLPDSFGYSPALPQLMRRAGFEWFFTQKISWNQVNKFPHHTFLWEGIDGSRVFSHFPSMDTYNSRLSGEEVAKASRQFRENRLASGSIAPVGWGDGGGGTTREMTGTAARLADLEGSAKVRWEHPDAFFDRAKSELVDPPVWVGELYLELHRATLTSQHRTKQGNRRCEQLLLEAELWATTATARTDFAYPYDELDALWQQVLLQQFHDILPGTSIAWVHREAVAKYAETAAALTAITERALAALAGPGDVPVVVNPAPFLQAGAPALGATTAADVPAATPVSLTERDGGWLLANDLVRVVVDARGLVTSAVDLSTGRDAIAPGRVANLLQLHQDFPNMWDAWDVDRYYRNRVEDLTDVTGLRAAVDDTGAARVVVERAFGDSTVTQEIVLAPGSRTLEFDQVTDWHETEKFLKVAFPLDVRAEHTVAETQFGAQKRVTHTNTSWEAAKFETSMHRYVLVEEPGFGVALVNDSIHGFDTTRDAVDGHVTTTVRLSLLRAPRFPDPETDQGVQTHRYGIVVGTDQLGATAAGVVMNAGARTVTGGHGFAPLVRVAGDVVLSSVKLADDRSGDLVVRVYEPAGRRGTGHVAVDGPFGDPTEVTLLEEPLAAIDPSAFAVSAYEVRTVRFARA
- a CDS encoding glycoside hydrolase 5 family protein, with amino-acid sequence MRFGVNHTPSVGWFHSWLDFSPSDTARDLEQIASLGADHVRIFPLWPVVQPNRTMIRQRALDDVATVVDIAGSFGLDVNVDALQGHLSSFDFVPAWLDTWHRRNLFTDPDVVASTVAYVEALARTVADRPNLLGITIGNEVNQFAHAPHPAPFGVTAEQGHAWAATMVAAARRGLGTDGGRGLEARRGSAPLVTVAQYDAAWYDDAQPFGPEHAADHGDATVTHSWVFNGAAQLHGALGPGSVRHGEYLLQLAAAWNRDPHRPNWLQEVGAPTNVVPPADAASFTEQTIRHVLGAQDVLGVTWWCSHDVARSLADFPELEYDLGLFTNDGRRKPAGEAFAALARSAPASPAAPPATGIVLDDVGPDGTPRPGVRADCAPGGRFAAGWLALAEAAPDGRGPQVLLRSRLHEDVLRAARGITTIEHVPDGLDGTVLAVAHPATGA
- a CDS encoding endo-beta-N-acetylglucosaminidase H, encoding MKHSTKLGIVAALAAALAVPMVPAAASAAPSPTGLSHGVGASRGVGHGKQPHAAPTKDGPTSIAYVEVNNDQLANVGRYTLADGANAFDVAIIFAANINWDGSKAVLYDNENVQRTLDDAATQIRPLQAKGIKVSLSILGNHQGAGIANFPTQAAAEDFAAQVSATVAKYGLDGVDLDDEYSDYGTNGTPQPNQQSIGWLISALRADMPGKLVSFYDIGPASDALSSSSPAIGSQLDYAWNAYYGTYSAPSIPGLGKSRLSAAAVDIQNTPQSTAVSLAQRTKADGYGVFMTYNLPDGDVSPYVSSFTQVLYGQAASYR
- a CDS encoding glycosyltransferase produces the protein MTVAESAPEVPPSVPPAVVRVPQGRHRGHEIDWRPRHRCSVRRHVEEGWVASARIREGVIVLTSGRSDPDVLRAALAEEFGEPVVLRSATEAAMRQRIAYELEEEVADLAAHGLARTNPALSARTVLSRGQQVGGALALLVFAACLVAVPGTTVAIATAVLSIGFLAGIVFKFWVSMVGARFDLVEQISVDDVAVLDDDALPTYTVLVPVFREANIVHALVRNLEVLDWPKDRLEVLVLVEAEDHATREAVVDADPPEWMRIVIVPPGSPQTKPRACNVGLAIAQGEYVVIYDAEDRPDPDQLKKVFLTFDRAGDDTVCVQAALSYFNADENALTRMFTLEYSYWFDYMLAGLDARELPIPLGGTSNHFRTDLLRELGGWDPYNVTEDADLGIRASAVGYRVAVVNSTTMEEANTSIPNFVRQRSRWIKGYMQTALVHARRPRALVGEIGPRRAAAFALLIAGTPLTFLGMLPGVVVTIATLVLPAGWTSPMFPAPVLWLCVLDFLLGNATMIYLTMMGPYKRGRFDLMGWALLNPLYWILHSVAAYKGLWQLITRPHYWEKTEHGLTKTTA